One region of Phragmites australis chromosome 18, lpPhrAust1.1, whole genome shotgun sequence genomic DNA includes:
- the LOC133898817 gene encoding serine/threonine protein phosphatase 2A 57 kDa regulatory subunit B' theta isoform-like, whose translation MIKQILGRLPKKPTKSGEKDLAGAGSSLPSPTSDARRTTTDLTMSNRIVNPDSYASTVTNPGQNYAVRNAGVGGGVNNGFAASTGYEALPSFRDVPASEKPNLFLRKLAMCWVLFDFMDPTKDVKEKEIKRQMLLELVDYVTSATGKFSESVVQDVIKMVSINLFRTPTPAPRENKALASFDLEEEEPVMDPAWPHLQIVYELFLRFIQSPETDAKLAKRYIDHGFIIRLLDLFDSEDPREREYLKTILHRIYGKFMVHRPFIRKAINNIFYRFIFETEKHNGIAELLEILGSIINGFALPLKEEHKLFLVRVLIPLHKPKCVSMYHQQLSYCVTQFVEKDCKLADTVIRGLLKYWPITNSSKEVMFLGELEEVLEATQPAEFQRCMVPLFHQLARCLSSSHFQVAERALFLWNNDHIEGLIKQNSKVILPIILPALERNTKGHWNQAVQSLSLNVRKIFMDHDPTLFEVCRKKFEEDEAQEASARSKREARWKRLEETALSKSTQ comes from the exons ATGATTAAGCAAATCCTCGGCCGGCTACCCAAGAAGCCGACCAAGTCCGGCGAGAAAGATTTGGCCGGAGCGGGCTCTTCGCTTCCCAGCCCGACGTCTGATGCAAGAAGAACCACGACGGATTTGACCATGTCTAATAGGATTGTCAATCCGGACAGTTATGCCTCCACGGTCACAAATCCTGGCCAGAATTACGCAGTCAGGAACGCCGGTGTTGGTGGCGGTGTCAATAATGGATTCGCGGCCTCAACCGGTTACGAGGCTCTTCCGAGCTTCCGTGACGTGCCGGCTTCAGAAAAACCCAACTTGTTCCTCAGGAAGCTGGCCATGTGCTGGGTGCTGTTCGACTTCATGGACCCGACAAAGGATGTGAAGGAGAAGGAGATCAAGAGGCAAATGTTGCTTGAGCTCGTGGATTATGTCACCTCAGCCACCGGGAAATTCTCGGAGTCTGTCGTGCAGGATGTCATCAAGATGGTGTCTATAAATTTGTTCAGGACCCCTACCCCTGCTCCAAGAGAGAATAAGGCGCTCGCGTCGTTCGatttggaggaggaagagcctGTCATGGACCCGGCATGGCCGCACTTGCAGATTGTATATGAACTGTTCTTAAGATTTATTCAGTCTCCTGAGACGGATGCGAAGCTGGCCAAGAGATACATTGATCATGGTTTCATTATCAGGCTTCTTGATCTCTTTGACTCGGAGGATCCAAGGGAGAGGGAGTATTTGAAGACAATACTTCACAGGATATACGGGAAGTTCATGGTGCACCGCCCATTCATTAGGAAGGCAATTAATAATATCTTCTACAGGTTCATATTTGAGACAGAGAAGCATAATGGCATTGCAGAGCTGTTAGAGATTTTGGGGAGTATAATTAATGGTTTTGCTTTGCCACTCAAAGAAGAGCACAAATTGTTTTTAGTCCGGGTGCTGATTCCACTCCACAAACCAAAATGCGTTAGCATGTACCATCAACAACTTTCATACTGTGTCACTCAGTTTGTTGAGAAAGATTGCAAGCTTGCTGATACTGTTATAAGGGGTTTACTGAAGTATTGGCCCATCACGAATAGCTCAAAGGAGGTGATGTTTTTGGGTGAGTTAGAGGAGGTACTGGAAGCTACTCAGCCAGCAGAATTCCAGAGGTGTATGGTGCCACTTTTTCATCAACTTGCCCGCTGTTTAAGCAGTTCTCACTTTCAG GTGGCGGAGAGAGCTCTCTTTCTATGGAACAACGATCATATTGAGGGTTTGATCAAACAGAACAGCAAGGTGATACTGCCCATAATCCTTCCTGCGTTAGAACGAAATACAAAAGGCCACTGGAACCAGGCAGTTCAAAGCTTGAGTCTAAATGTTCGCAAAATATTCATGGACCATGACCCCACACTGTTTGAGGTGTGCCGCAAGAAGTTTGAGGAAGATGAAGCTCAAGAAGCTAGCGCGAGGTCAAAGCGTGAGGCTAGATGGAAGCGCCTAGAAGAAACCGCCTTGTCAAAATCTACTCAGTGA
- the LOC133898337 gene encoding zinc finger BED domain-containing protein RICESLEEPER 1-like codes for MEQESSQGRKQTPRRGRKLKPRSGVWAHFTRCRDDLGNDTGMAQCNRCKNQLNASYGTTSLKKHVDRCIEQEAAAAGVARPPPPPCAPSGSDGSTDPEPAGLEEEEEASRDLARMIALHGYDPSIVEDDYFKSFVRRLNPGFEVPSRRAIEQICDGIFDEARRDRDCPWVDDVPGKVSLAMGKAKTMEREVLYRACHFIDDDWNLHKVVADVKLDVPRPSYHGSLLVPTGQICVECEVDVEIISSYFLGLISDGDLFMIACGITNDHSKLKYDVTKLFDDTYAASRGLVCTTFMDNILHSVAQCLNLDSDFAKDMWLEGKELDLTRQEREKLLSRHGLDHLWAYDDGWWYSWYCSLEVLRKERSSRIRDKYLFIELLCNIWGAIYSAIQIISASSGPTSNLCLGELFNVRKVLQSELARASGGNANPYNGYNGFLGAQDVADVLKKAIDTLDKAIQDCYLVWSIPLVLDPRYKLSLHWSTIFNNAFGLEAANDYISQVTTKIEELYTDYIKGDSEEMYTGYTEDDSEEMYTDYTEDDREEMYTGYTEDDSEEMYFDYTEDDREEMYTDYTEDDRASAMAVDSADPSQQASDELFRYLNDCLVEPTQDFDILKWWKVHRSDYPTVARMARDALAMPTCSKLSSDQMAHVRSIIRGYSNKKNFK; via the coding sequence ATGGAACAGGAGAGCAGCCAAGGGCGAAAGCAAACGCCACGACGGGGGCGCAAGTTGAAACCGCGGTCCGGCGTGTGGGCGCACTTCACACGTTGCAGAGATGACCTTGGAAACGATACCGGCATGGCGCAGTGCAACCGTTGCAAAAACCAATTGAACGCAAGTTATGGCACGACCAGCCTGAAGAAGCACGTCGATAGATGCATCGAACAGGAAGCTGCTGCCGCGGGGGTTGcacgaccgccgccgccgccctgcgCTCCTTCAGGCTCCGATGGATCCACGGATCCTGAGCCTGCAGGcctggaagaagaagaagaagccagcaGAGACCTCGCTCGGATGATCGCGCTGCATGGATACGATCCGTCGATCGTGGAGGACGACTACTTCAAGAGCTTCGTGCGCCGTCTCAACCCTGGATTCGAGGTGCCCTCGCGCCGTGCCATTGAGCAGATTTGCGATGGTATCTTTGATGAGGCAAGGAGGGATCGGGATTGCCCCTGGGTCGACGACGTTCCTGGGAAAGTGAGTTTAGCAATGGGTAAAGCTAAAACCATGGAGCGGGAAGTCCTATATAGAGCGTGCCACTTCATCGATGATGACTGGAATCTTCACAAGGTGGTCGCGGACGTAAAACTGGACGTACCTCGGCCTTCCTACCATGGATCATTATTGGTACCCACGGGACAAATTTGTGTTGAATGCGAAGTGGATGTGGAGATCATCAGTAGTTATTTTTTGGGGCTTATTTCTGATGGTGATCTGTTCATGATAGCTTGCGGGATAACTAATGATCACTCAAAACTGAAGTATGACGTAACGAAGCTATTTGATGATACCTATGCAGCGAGCAGAGGGCTAGTTTGTACCACCTTTATGGACAATATACTTCACTCCGTTGCTCAATGCCTCAATCTAGATTCTGATTTCGCTAAAGATATGTGGCTCGAAGGAAAAGAATTAGACTTGACAAGACAAGAGCGTGAGAAGCTTCTTTCACGTCATGGCCTAGATCACCTATGGGCATACGACGACGGATGGTGGTATTCGTGGTATTGTTCTTTGGAAGTTCTTCGCAAGGAACGTTCTTCTAGAATTAGAGACAAGTATTTATTTATAGAACTATTGTGCAATATTTGGGGGGCAATATATAGTGCCATTCAAATAATTTCTGCCTCCAGCGGTCCCACTTCAAATCTTTGTCTTGGAGAGCTGTTCAATGTGAGGAAAGTTTTGCAATCTGAACTCGCACGGGCCAGTGGAGGCAATGCAAATCCTTACAATGGATATAATGGTTTTCTTGGTGCCCAGGATGTTGCGGATGTTCTGAAAAAGGCAATAGACACTTTAGACAAAGCTATACAAGATTGCTACCTTGTCTGGTCTATACCACTTGTACTGGACCCCCGGTACAAACTCAGTTTACATTGGAGTACTATTTTCAACAATGCGTTTGGCCTCGAGGCTGCTAATGATTACATCTCCCAGGTAACAACAAAGATAGAGGAGCTGTACACTGATTATATTAAAGGTGACAGCGAGGAGATGTACACTGGCTATACTGAAGATGACAGCGAGGAGATGTATACTGACTATACTGAAGATGACCGCGAGGAGATGTACACTGGCTATACTGAAGATGACAGCGAGGAGATGTACTTTGACTATACAGAAGATGACCGCGAGGAGATGTACACTGACTATACTGAAGATGACCGCGCCAGTGCAATGGCCGTTGACAGCGCTGATCCATCGCAACAAGCATCGGATGAACTCTTTCGTTACCTGAATGATTGTCTCGTCGAACCAACACAAGATTTTGATATCCTCAAGTGGTGGAAGGTTCACAGGTCGGACTACCCGACGGTCGCTCGGATGGCGAGGGATGCTCTGGCCATGCCCACATGCAGTAAGCTTTCTTCTGACCAAATGGCCCACGTCAGGAGCATTATTCGCGGCTAttccaataaaaaaaactttaaataa